CCCAGGGCTGGGACACGGCGCTGTCAGGGATGACTGCAGGCAGCCGGTCGCGGAGCTCCAGCAGCGAGGCCAGCCtggctccctgctgcctcctgagcAAGCAGAGCCGCCTGCTCAATGGAGCCATCCAGGGCAGCCGTGCCACCTCCCCCATGGGCCGCGTCATCCTCATCAACACCCCCATCGAAGGTGAGTGGGATGTCCTCCCAGCCCTCTGCCCACCCATGTGGCCAGGGTGGTCCGGACACCTGGGTTCCCTGGGTCTGGGGGTAGGGAGGGTTGTCCTGGGACTGGGGACATCCCCAGCAAGAGAGACGCCCCCCACCGTTGTTAGCACCCAGCCTGGGTGACACATCCCATCCTCACAGCCAGCAGCAACGAGAGCAACATCATCAATGCCATCACAGTAGAGAAGAGCGTGGGCGGCAAGCTGGGCTTCAGCGTCCGTGGCGGCTCTGAGCATGGGCTGGGCATCTTTGTCAGCAAGGTGGAGGAGGGCAGCACTGCTGGTAAGTGGGACAGGAtgagggatgctgctggggacaggcacaTGCCAGCAAGACCCTCTTGGGAAGTTCCCAGTGTCATGGTGCCACAGCAGTGATGCCACCCTGCATGGTGGCAAGCCACCATTTCCTCCCTGACGCCTCCAGCCGTAGGGTTTTCAGGCTGCCCATGGAGAAGGGCTGGGGATGGGAGTGGATGGCCCCATGCCGATGGCTCCGAGCTCCATCCCCAAGCCACAGTGAGGTGACAagccctcccctgcctgctATGGCCTCGGTGCGATTGTCAGGCATCCCCGTCTGTGTTCCCATGGGGTTTGGCTCATGTTGTGGACACCAAACAAGGACATCGGTGGTGGGTCAGGTGCCCAGCAGAGCCATGTACCCCTTGCAGAGCAGGCCGGGCTGTGTGTTGGTGACAAGATCACGGAGGTGAACAGCGTGAGCCTGGAGAACATCACCATGAGCAGCGCTGTCAAGGTCCTCACTGGCAACAACCGCCTCCGCATGGTGGTCCGGCGGATGGGCCGTGTGCCAGGCATCAAGTTCTCCAAGGAGAAGACGGCATGGTGAGCAGGGTGTCCCCTGTGCCAGCACCCCAAAGCCCAGCCTCGCGGAGGGCACAGTGGGAAGGCTTGGTGAGGGGTgcttgggggaagggagggtcTCAGAGCTGCGGGGTCTCTGACAAAGGTGGGGAGAGCCCAAGGTGGAGCACAGGATGGGATAGGAAGGTCTGGAGCAGGCAGGGTGGGTGCAAGCCCCATCCTCAACATCCCCCATCCCCATCGCTTTTCCTCTGCTGGGTGACACCAATGGTGCCATCCTGCTGGAAGACCAGAGCCAGAACCCCGAGCCCCCTCCAAAACTGTGCCCATGCTCCAGGGTGGACGTGGTGAACAGGCGGCTGGTGGTGGAGAAAAGTGGCTCGACGCCATCAGAGAGCGGCTCCGAGGATGGGCTGCGGCGCATCGTCCACCTCTATACCACCTCTGACGACTACTGCCTGGGTTTCAACATCCGCGGTGGCAGGGAGTTCGGCCTCGGCATCTATGTCTCCAAGTATGGCTGCATCACGGCACCCTAATCCCCACTGTGCCCATTCTGGGGGTCGGCACCCTCTCCCTGGCTGAACCCCCCACCCTCATAAGACTGTGGGCATCACCAccgtgggtgctggggtgcagggctgcccaggcagaggtgtgaggcaggagcagggctcctACAAGGGCTTAGCCCCATCCTGCCCCCCCTCCTCACTGCCCTAGGGTAGACCCCggggggctggcagagcagaaCGGAATTCGGGTGGGAGACCAAGTCCTTGCAGCCAATGGAGTCAAGTTTGAAGACATAAGCCATAGCAAGGCAGTGGAGGTGCTGAAGGGGCAGACCCACATCATGCTAACTATCAAGGTacctgcacccagccctgcaggaCCCCTGGGTGAGGTGGGGGCGGGTCGGTGTGTCCCCGCACTGGCACTGCCCCAGCTCGGCCCAGTGCCCGTGGGGCTGGTGCGGCCACCAGCTGGTTGGGTTTCAGGtgggtgggaggtggggggatgCATTATTCATGGCTGGTACTGATCGGGTTCACCCAGGGCAGCTGGCACACTGACCCCCACGTCCCCTCCCCTTGTGCCTAGGAGACTGGCCGGTTCCCTGCCTACAAGGAGATGGTGGCCGAGTACTGCTGGCTCAGTCGATGTAAGGGCAGTGCTGCACGGGTACCTGCAGAGCCACCGGGCTGGGACGCGGAGGGGCTGGGACCCCATGCAAGGCTCcctggtggggagggagaaggtcCTCGTTCCATGGGGTCCCATGGCCTTGGAGGAGGCATGAATCTCGCTGTGCCCAGTCAGCATCCCCATGGTCCCCATGGCCATGCAGGGTCCCACCTGTCCCCTGTTCTTCTAGGGGACATGAGGAGCCCCGTGCTGTGGCCAACAACCCCATGGTCCCACAGTGTCCCACGTGTCCCCAACCTTGTAGGGGACATGAAGAGCCCTATGTAATGGCCAGCAGCCACCTGGTCCCCCCAACTTTGTGCATCTCCCCATGTCCCCCGTCCTTGGGGTGCAAACAGAGCTCCCCGAGGCCCCATGGTTTGTCAACCCATGTTCCCACTGTGCCTTTGCAGTGACCAAcgggcagctgcagcagctgtctCAGGCCTCAGAGACCAgctcctccatctcctcctaCTCCTCGGGGCCAGCACCAGGGGCAGTGAACGGGCTGGGGATGGCCATCACAGGCCTCCCCACCCGCACTGTGGATGTGGCCATCTCCACAGAGGACGGGCCACGGCGAGGCTGGGTGCGGGAGCGTGCCGAGCGGGCCATGCAGACCGAGCCAGCcaccgaggggctgccggaGACACGGCGCATGGTGCGGCCCCCCGAGCTGCTGCGGGACACGGCCATCCGGGGCCAGGGCACCCGTGAGCCCCCTAGCACTCACCCACGCCGCACCTTCGCCCACTCGCCCAAGACGGCACTGCTGCTGGCGCTGAGCCGCCCCCGGCAGCCCATCACACGCTCCCAGAGTGACCTCACCGTCGCCGGTAAGCACCGGGGCACAGCCCCACGTGTGGGATTCACCCCTGGCTGGGGTCCCCCTCCAatgctgcacccccagccctgggcatccCATAGCTCAGCCTCTGCCCCATATGGAGCCTGTCCCTGGCTCAGGCATCCTATAGCCCCTGCCCCATACAGATACCTGGCCCCCACTCCTGGGCATCCTATAGCTGAGTCCCCGGCCCCTACCTCGGCACTCTGTAGCCCCCACCCCATATGGACACTTGGCCACCAACCCTATGCATCCTATAGCACTGCATAGCCCCTAGTCCTGTCCTGGGCTTGCAGGACACCCCAAAgaccagccccacagcccctggAGGCCCCCTGCACTCTGCAGCAGGTCTCTCTTTCAGTTAGTGCCACCCAGTAGCCCCTTCCATGTCCCAGGTTCCCAGTCCAGGCCTCTTTCCAGCCCACAAACACCATTTGGAGTGGCATCACCTGGCCCCTCCATTCCAACCCCTCCACCTCTGTCCCCAGAGGAGAAGCGGAAGAAGGAGAAGCCAGAGGTACAAGGTACACGGGGGGCCCCCCCAGGGCTGCACCGCTCCAAGACCCTCGTCAACCTCTTCTTCAAGGGTGGCCGTGCCACCAGCCAGAGCTGGGCCCCACCCAGCCAGGAGCCCCCCACCTCCGACCACCGAGCACGTGCCAAGTCCCCAGGGCGCCCTGATGGGGACAGAGGTACTGGGCTGAGCGACAGTGTGGAGAGGGACCCAACCTGGGACCGGTCCCACTTTCTGTGGGTACCGTGGCCCCATGTGGCATCCCTGGCATAGGGGGGCGTGGGGAGGGCGTCTCCAGGCATGCAATTTTGGCAATAGGCAGTGATGCCActggaccccccccccccgggtgcTTAcccctctccatctcccttgCAGTAGGCGCTGTGCAGAAGTTTGTCATCCGGAGCCTGAAGCGGGGTAACGGGGGTGCCTGTGTGcctggggggggctgcagggcaggctCTGCATGCGCCTGGCCCCACGCTGCATGCGTCTGTCTGACTCTGGTGTggatggagctggggggggtggcTTGTGGGGTGCCCAGGGCAGTCCCTGCCGTACTGGCCACCCCTTGTTGCTGTGCTCTCGCAGAGAAAAGCCAGCGTGCCAGCATCCTAGGCCCAGTGGGCattgctgccctgcagcccaaCAGCAACCCCGAGGCCCGGCTCCCACATATCCAGGACACTGCTGCACGCCTCCTCAGCCCCGACGAGGTGACGGCTGTGCTCCGCCACTGCTCCCGGGTATGGTGCCGCAGGCAGGGTGCGGGcagggcagcaccagcagcctcTGCATCCTAGAGGACACACTGACCAGAGCTATGTGCCCACATTAAGCTCTGGGaggtaaactgaggcacaggggtTGGGGCATCCAGCCACTGACACCCCTCCTGTACCCACAGTACTTGCACGAGGGCAGCGTGGAGGATTTGGTGCAGCCACTGCTGGCCATTCTAGACCGGCCTGAGAAGGTCCTGCTGCTGCGGGATGTGAGGTGGGTGGTGCCAGGGGTACCCCAATACCACCCAGCCAGGTGGGACAGACCCAGAGCCTCACACGCGCTCTTTGGCCCCAGTCACGTTCCATCCCAGAGGCGGCCACAGCCTGACTCCCCCTTTGCCCCGGCAGGAGTGTGGTGGCCCCCACTGACCTGGGCCGGTTCGACAGCATGGTGATGCCGCTGGAGCTGGAAGCCTTTGATGCCCTGAAGAGCCGCTCAGGTAGAGCCTGGACCCCTCCACGGACCTTGGctgaggggtgggggcagcaggCGGGGGTGGGCACAGCCTGGGGGGTGATCGGTGGCTCTCCCTGCCCACAGTGCGCTCGCCTGCCCTCCGCCCAGCCCACCATGACATCCCTCCCAAAAGACACCTCATCACACCTGTGCCTGGTGAGTGCCACCCCACAGGGTCTGCCTAGCCACCAGGCTGCTCCGTTGTAGAGGGCACCAGGAAGGGGAGGGTGCTGGGTGGAGGGGGGTATGGGGGCAATTTGGGGGACGAGAAGAGGAGCTGGGTTACCTGGGTGCAGGGTGTCCCAGGGGAGAAGGGGTCTGGTGTCCCTGGTTGCTGGGAGGTCCTAGAGTAGCAGGATCTGTGGGCCAGGGTGTCTTGGGGAGGAGGATCTGGAGTCCCTGGAGAGAGCTGGGGTGCCTGGGAGTGCCTGGGTGTCAGAGATCCTAGGGAAGGGACCCTGGGTGCCTGGGTGGCCCTGGAGGAGGAAGATCTGGGGCCCTTGGTGCCAAGGGGTTCCCTGGGTGGTGGGGGTCCTAGGGAGCAGGGCTGTAGGACCCCAGTGGTTCCCTGGGTGGTGGGGGTCCCAGGGAGCAGGGCTCTGGGGTTCCAGGGGGATCCCTGAGTCCCTCTCATTGCAGACTATCGGGGTGGATTCCTGCTGAAGCCAGCAGGGGCCCCAGAACCAGAGGAAGCTGGGGGGCTGCAAGCGAGCCCAGCCCGGACACaagcctcccccagcccccgctgGCTTCACCCACGCACCTACACCCCGCTCCCTGACGTGCCAGTGGATGCCTATGCCTGCACCAGCCGCCCCCCAcctgctgccagccgccagCCCCCCAActggctgctggctgagccccTCCTGGGCGAGGGGTGCGGGCACTCacacagcccccagcccacccgGCGCAAGGAGCCCCCCGGGTTGGTGCCTGATCGAGGGGCTGACATGCTGGGGAAGCCCTGGCAGGCACCGCCCCGCCTTGCACCCCTCTTTGGGAGGCCAGGGGgtgaggcaggagctggggtggCCACCAATGgccctggggatgctggcagagaagaggaggaagaggagtacCGGTTACTCACTGTCACCCTCTCCAAGCTGAAGCACTCGCTGGGTGGGTGACACGCAGGTGGGACCCCAGGGACGGGGTGGAGATGGGGTGGGGACCCTCCTCCTGGCACCAGTGTTGCTGGGATGGGTGGGACCCCCTTTACAAGGGGCACCCCATTTAGGGGACTGGGGCAAAATCCCAAGCCCTGCCCCTACCTGCTCCTCCAAAACTAGATGGGGAGAAGAGGATCTGCCACTGTCCAGTGCCCTTGTCCCTGTAGGACCTACCAAAACAGGGCAGGACAGAGGCATGGCtgcccgggggagggggggtgctGTGCCTGGGAGTGGGTGGGGGCCCCAGCCTACCTGGGTGTGAGGGTCTCGTGGCTCCCTTGCAGGGATCAGCATCTCTGGTGGCATCGAGTCAAAGGCACAGCCAGTGGTGAAGATTGAGAAGATCTTCCCTGGGGGAGCTGCGTTCCTCAGTGGTGTCCTCAAGGTAAGGGGGAACCTCGGGGGACCCTGCACACCTGGTTGGTGGGCAGGCATCTAGACATCCccaccctgcagtgctgctgggtgctgggaggCCCCTGGCACCCCAAaagcagctgcacttcaccctgtTGCCTTCTCTCGGGGGTACTAGGCCGGGCAGGAGCTGGTGTCAGTGGATGGGGAGAGCCTGCAGAACATCACCCACCAGCGGGCTGTGGACATCATCCGCCAGGCCTACCGCAACAAAGCCAAGGAGCCCATGGAGCTGGTGGTACGGGTGGCTGGAGTCCCCCCAGAGTGATGCTGCACCCTTGCTTCGAGGATCTGTCCCATGCTCTAGAGGAGCTGAATAGCTCATTCCAGCATTGAGCTGTGGCCAGTCTCAACACAGGCAGAGGGCATGACAACCAGAGCCGCCCCACAGGTACggaggagctgcctgcagcaggacccGAGGCAGGGGGCAAGGCTGGCAAGATGGGAGGGGGACAGGCAGCCCCAAACCCTGCTCTGGACAGATGGACACAGccctgaaaaaaacacagccaGGGGCTTGTTTTTAATGGGTGTTTCTGGGTGGTACACGGGCAAGCCGGGCTCTGGGAACAGGACACAACGGAAATAAAGTACAAAAATCCCCCCCTGGAGCCAGGGGCGACCAAGCCAGAGCTGGGCACAGCCAGgcttttcctttggtttcacCCCCCTGGGTGCCCAGCTGGaccccctgcctctgcctgccctgagtgtccccagggtgtccccagcTGGCACCCCAGCACCGTGCCCCTCTCCCGTGGCAGGCTGGGCATCACAGGGGCATAGGCCAggctttttggggggaggggggaacagaGGGATGCCAGGGGCAAGGGCATGGGAAAGGCACTGAGGGCAAGCTGCCCCATGGCAGGGGTGAGGAGTGGCACAGACAGTCAGGGTGTGAGCTGGGAGAAGGTGATATGTTTTGGTAGGTCCTATAAAAATAGAGTTATTTAAAATGGCACAGAAACTAATCCCCTGACAAACACAAGGGGCATGGGGCAGaggctggcacaggcagggacag
The genomic region above belongs to Phalacrocorax aristotelis chromosome 12, bGulAri2.1, whole genome shotgun sequence and contains:
- the PDZD7 gene encoding PDZ domain-containing protein 7 isoform X2 produces the protein MAQGWDTALSGMTAGSRSRSSSSEASLAPCCLLSKQSRLLNGAIQGSRATSPMGRVILINTPIEASSNESNIINAITVEKSVGGKLGFSVRGGSEHGLGIFVSKVEEGSTAEQAGLCVGDKITEVNSVSLENITMSSAVKVLTGNNRLRMVVRRMGRVPGIKFSKEKTAWVDVVNRRLVVEKSGSTPSESGSEDGLRRIVHLYTTSDDYCLGFNIRGGREFGLGIYVSKVDPGGLAEQNGIRVGDQVLAANGVKFEDISHSKAVEVLKGQTHIMLTIKETGRFPAYKEMVAEYCWLSRLTNGQLQQLSQASETSSSISSYSSGPAPGAVNGLGMAITGLPTRTVDVAISTEDGPRRGWVRERAERAMQTEPATEGLPETRRMVRPPELLRDTAIRGQGTREPPSTHPRRTFAHSPKTALLLALSRPRQPITRSQSDLTVAEEKRKKEKPEVQGTRGAPPGLHRSKTLVNLFFKGGRATSQSWAPPSQEPPTSDHRARAKSPGRPDGDRVGAVQKFVIRSLKREKSQRASILGPVGIAALQPNSNPEARLPHIQDTAARLLSPDEVTAVLRHCSRYLHEGSVEDLVQPLLAILDRPEKVLLLRDVRSVVAPTDLGRFDSMVMPLELEAFDALKSRSVRSPALRPAHHDIPPKRHLITPVPDYRGGFLLKPAGAPEPEEAGGLQASPARTQASPSPRWLHPRTYTPLPDVPVDAYACTSRPPPAASRQPPNWLLAEPLLGEGCGHSHSPQPTRRKEPPGLVPDRGADMLGKPWQAPPRLAPLFGRPGGEAGAGVATNGPGDAGREEEEEEYRLLTVTLSKLKHSLGISISGGIESKAQPVVKIEKIFPGGAAFLSGVLKAGQELVSVDGESLQNITHQRAVDIIRQAYRNKAKEPMELVVRVAGVPPE
- the PDZD7 gene encoding PDZ domain-containing protein 7 isoform X1 codes for the protein MAQGWDTALSGMTAGSRSRSSSSEASLAPCCLLSKQSRLLNGAIQGSRATSPMGRVILINTPIEASSNESNIINAITVEKSVGGKLGFSVRGGSEHGLGIFVSKVEEGSTAEQAGLCVGDKITEVNSVSLENITMSSAVKVLTGNNRLRMVVRRMGRVPGIKFSKEKTAWVDVVNRRLVVEKSGSTPSESGSEDGLRRIVHLYTTSDDYCLGFNIRGGREFGLGIYVSKVDPGGLAEQNGIRVGDQVLAANGVKFEDISHSKAVEVLKGQTHIMLTIKETGRFPAYKEMVAEYCWLSRLTNGQLQQLSQASETSSSISSYSSGPAPGAVNGLGMAITGLPTRTVDVAISTEDGPRRGWVRERAERAMQTEPATEGLPETRRMVRPPELLRDTAIRGQGTREPPSTHPRRTFAHSPKTALLLALSRPRQPITRSQSDLTVAEEKRKKEKPEVQGTRGAPPGLHRSKTLVNLFFKGGRATSQSWAPPSQEPPTSDHRARAKSPGRPDGDRVGAVQKFVIRSLKRGNGGACVPGGGCRAGSACAWPHAACVCLTLVWMELGGVACGVPRAVPAVLATPCCCALAEKSQRASILGPVGIAALQPNSNPEARLPHIQDTAARLLSPDEVTAVLRHCSRYLHEGSVEDLVQPLLAILDRPEKVLLLRDVRSVVAPTDLGRFDSMVMPLELEAFDALKSRSVRSPALRPAHHDIPPKRHLITPVPDYRGGFLLKPAGAPEPEEAGGLQASPARTQASPSPRWLHPRTYTPLPDVPVDAYACTSRPPPAASRQPPNWLLAEPLLGEGCGHSHSPQPTRRKEPPGLVPDRGADMLGKPWQAPPRLAPLFGRPGGEAGAGVATNGPGDAGREEEEEEYRLLTVTLSKLKHSLGISISGGIESKAQPVVKIEKIFPGGAAFLSGVLKAGQELVSVDGESLQNITHQRAVDIIRQAYRNKAKEPMELVVRVAGVPPE
- the PDZD7 gene encoding PDZ domain-containing protein 7 isoform X3: MAQGWDTALSGMTAGSRSRSSSSEASLAPCCLLSKQSRLLNGAIQGSRATSPMGRVILINTPIEASSNESNIINAITVEKSVGGKLGFSVRGGSEHGLGIFVSKVEEGSTAEQAGLCVGDKITEVNSVSLENITMSSAVKVLTGNNRLRMVVRRMGRVPGIKFSKEKTAWVDVVNRRLVVEKSGSTPSESGSEDGLRRIVHLYTTSDDYCLGFNIRGGREFGLGIYVSKVDPGGLAEQNGIRVGDQVLAANGVKFEDISHSKAVEVLKGQTHIMLTIKETGRFPAYKEMVAEYCWLSRLTNGQLQQLSQASETSSSISSYSSGPAPGAVNGLGMAITGLPTRTVDVAISTEDGPRRGWVRERAERAMQTEPATEGLPETRRMVRPPELLRDTAIRGQGTREPPSTHPRRTFAHSPKTALLLALSRPRQPITRSQSDLTVAEEKRKKEKPEVQGTRGAPPGLHRSKTLVNLFFKGGRATSQSWAPPSQEPPTSDHRARAKSPGRPDGDREKSQRASILGPVGIAALQPNSNPEARLPHIQDTAARLLSPDEVTAVLRHCSRYLHEGSVEDLVQPLLAILDRPEKVLLLRDVRSVVAPTDLGRFDSMVMPLELEAFDALKSRSVRSPALRPAHHDIPPKRHLITPVPDYRGGFLLKPAGAPEPEEAGGLQASPARTQASPSPRWLHPRTYTPLPDVPVDAYACTSRPPPAASRQPPNWLLAEPLLGEGCGHSHSPQPTRRKEPPGLVPDRGADMLGKPWQAPPRLAPLFGRPGGEAGAGVATNGPGDAGREEEEEEYRLLTVTLSKLKHSLGISISGGIESKAQPVVKIEKIFPGGAAFLSGVLKAGQELVSVDGESLQNITHQRAVDIIRQAYRNKAKEPMELVVRVAGVPPE